A single genomic interval of Granulicella tundricola MP5ACTX9 harbors:
- a CDS encoding HNH endonuclease has translation MQTPVLVLNASYEPINICGARRALVLVLKGVARTEEAQGAILHAAKVNVAMPSVIRLLEYRRIPHQTRALSRKNILLRDRNCCQYCSVILTAGELTLDHVIPRSRGGLSTWENLVACCHDCNRKKGNQFLHELTEMKLQREPRPFSLHTSRHIMRMIGSADPSWRRYLYFESGEAA, from the coding sequence ATGCAAACTCCGGTGCTGGTGCTGAATGCGAGCTATGAACCGATCAATATTTGTGGTGCCAGACGGGCGTTAGTGCTTGTATTGAAAGGAGTTGCGCGGACGGAGGAGGCTCAGGGGGCGATCTTGCATGCGGCTAAGGTGAATGTCGCTATGCCCTCTGTTATCAGGCTCTTAGAGTATCGGCGGATACCTCACCAGACGCGTGCTTTGTCGCGTAAAAACATCCTGCTGCGGGACCGGAATTGTTGCCAGTATTGCTCGGTGATTTTGACCGCCGGGGAGCTGACTTTGGACCATGTAATCCCCCGGAGCAGGGGCGGACTCTCGACGTGGGAGAACCTGGTGGCTTGCTGCCATGACTGTAACCGTAAGAAAGGAAACCAGTTCCTGCACGAGCTGACGGAGATGAAGCTGCAGCGGGAGCCTCGTCCGTTCTCTTTGCACACCAGCCGGCACATCATGCGGATGATCGGTTCTGCCGATCCGAGCTGGCGCAGGTATCTGTATTTCGAGTCTGGAGAGGCTGCCTGA